GTTTGATAGTTACTTCAGGGGAACGAGATCTGAGTTCTTGATAAATGGCGTTAACAGCAGGAGTACCTTTAAGCTCCCAAAGCAGGGAGGTTAACTGCTGTTTATCAAGAGACGTGAGGTCTAAATGAGTCATAGCTCATAATTTGAGGCGAGCGGCCTAGCAGTTTCACATCAATACCGTAGAATAACCAACAATCAGCATTGCGTAAAAGCTATAACTTGTGCCAGCGCAGAGGTTTAGTCTTTTCGCGGATGACGCTCCCTTTCGCCTCCAGATCCAACTGCACCGTTTTTGCCCACCATCCTGATGTTTGCCCCTGAGGAAACAGATCATCAGGGAGATGTGGTTTAACCTGCTGCTGAATCTCCTTTTGGGTCAGACCCGGTGACTGTGTGGGCAGGATGTTGAGAAACGCCACTTTCATCGCTGAATACTTGGCCGCATTGACCCGAGTGACTTGTCCGGGAACGTTGATATTTTCGACTTCAATCTTGGCGTCTTTGTTAGCCATGGCGTTCACCCTGAGCAACGTTGTCCAACAATTGCTTACCACTATAAGTGAAGTCTATAGCTGCTATAACCCGAAACTAGCTCCGATCGATCAAACCTTCATAAGTAACGCGGTTAAGAGTCTGCAATCACCTAGTACTTACTGTTTTGGCTTTCAGAATGGGAACTATAGGAATATTCAGAGAAAATAACTTGCCGTATGGATGAATTGCTTCTGCCATTGAAGTAAGCTTATTCATAGGATAGGTTAACGTCAGAAATGCTCAGTAATGAGAACATTTTCGCATTTAGATATTGAAGAACAGACTACCGGGACGTTGAGCTATGACCGAGTTAATGGTTGGTCAAAACCTTTTCCAGATCTGGATTCTGAAAATACGCTGGTTGTTGTCTTTGCTGCCCATGAATACTGTGACTCACCAGAGCCATTGCTAGAAATCCGCAAATATTTTCCAGAATCGAAGATTATCGGCTGTAGTTCGCCAGTTGTGATCTGTGATGGATCGTTGCTGGAAGGTGCGATCGCAGTCGGTATCATCCGTTTTGAAACTACCCAAATCCGACTTGCCTCTGCAGCAGTCACTAATTTCGAAACCTCTCGAACCGCAGGCCAACAACTGGGCGAACAATTGACGGATCCTGATCTTAAAGGGGTGCTGATTTTTTCGGATGGTGTGACGACAGAAGCCACAGAGCTAGTGCGAGGCTTGCAGGAACGATTACCACCCGAAGTGACAATTGCTGGTGGTTTGGCAAGCGGTCACACCCTGGATGACACCTGGATGATTTGCGATGGCGAACTGCAACGGTTGCAGGCTTGTGCCGTCGGTTTTGTGGGGAATCGGGTCGAACTGACCCGAGCCACTGGAGGCGGATGGCGATTGATCGGAGCCGAATGTCAGGCGACGCGAACCGCCGATCGAACGTTATACGAACTTGATGGCGAACCTGCTCATGATGTGTACCAGCGACAGGTGGGTAACGAAGTTGGATTTGGGTTGCACGAGTCTTCTACTCGCTACCCCCTGACGATTCGGCTACCGAGTCTAGAAATGCAAATCGTTCGTGACGTCAACCGCTTTGACGAAGCCTCTGGGGCCATTGAATTGGCAGGGGATATTCCCGAGGGCGTGACCGTCCAAGTGATGACGACCACTGCCGACGAAATTCTGGATGGGGTGGACGAAGCGGTCGAGCGCATGCGGAGCAAAACCATCTTGCCCCAGAACAATGCCTTAGCTATTTGCGTAAGCTGTGCGGGTCGACGCACGGTTCTGCTAGAGAAGACGAGGGAAGAAGCTGCCCTTGCCTATGATGGCTTGGGGCATGGAATTCATCAAATTGGCATGTATGCCTTCGGCGAAATTTCAACCACCTCATCGGGGCCGCCTCAGGTTCATAACGAGACCATCACGATGGGGCTAATACGAGAGTATTAGGGATTGACCATGGCTATCCAACCTGTTCCCGACCATCGATCTAGCGTACTCAGCCGCATGCTCAAACGGCTGATGCGTCGACAAGGGGTCACGGTGGATGAAGTCCCTAATCTTTCCGGCTGGACCAACTTTGTCTTAGCGGTCAATCAAACCATCCAAGAGTTCACTGCCAATCGCGAACTGTTAGAACAGTCCGTACAGTCGACATCGCTCAAACTCAAGCAGGCCTACGAAGATCTCAAGAGTGAATCGAGTTTACGGTTAGCCCAGGCAGACTTGCACCAGCGAGAATTAGAGAACCTCGTACAGGAAAGAACCGCTGAGCTACAAGCTGCTCAGCTCCATCTCGAACAAATCAATAAGCGCTTGGAATATGATGCCACCCACGATGACTTAACGGGGTTGGCGAATCGCAACCAGTTGATGCGGGAGTTAAATCGGTGTGTGGCTCAGCTCGCCACGGATTTAGCTGTAGGACTATGCTTTTTCTTTATCGACTTTGATCGCTTTAAGCAAATTAACGACCGGTTGGGTCACCTTATGGGCGACAAAGTGTTGATTCAGGTTGCCAATCGCCTGTCCACTTTGGCCGGTGATGCAACCTGCCTGGCTCGTTTGGGGGGAGACGAATTCGTGTTGCTAACGGGGCAACTGACGGTCGCTGAAGCCTACAAACTGGCTCAGAACATCACGGCTACCTTTGCTCAACCCCTGCGCATTCGCGAGACCGAAATCCCCATGTCGGCGAGTGTTGGCATCGTCTTAGGGGATGCATCCTATCAATCTGCGGATGACGTCGTTCGGGATGCTGATATTGCCATGTATCGCGCTAAAGCAACGGGAAATTGCTATCAATTCTTCGACGAAAGAATGCGGACAGAGTATTTAGAAGGCTTGGAACTAGAACGAGAATTAGAAACCGCTGTGCGGGAGAAACAGTTCCGCGTCAATTTTGAACCCATTATTGATATCCATCAGTCCGACATCTACTCGATTGAGTCGCTAGTGCGCTGGATTCATCCCGACAAGGGCATGATCTCGCCCGGCCGCTTTATTCCCCTGGCAGAAGAATTAGGGCTAGTGATAGATATCGACCGAATTGTCTTCGAGCAAACTTGTAAGCAGTTTCGTCAATGGCGGGCTAGCGGCATCACCCGTCCTCAACAGAAGTTCAATGTCAATCTGTCCTGTGGCCAGCTGGAACGATCCGATATTATCCCCTTCCTCCTCAGCACTATTGATGTATCCGGTATCAGCCCCCACGACGTTGTGCTGGAAATTACGGAGAGCTACTTGCTGGCAGACTCTGTCCTGGTAATGAAGAATCTAAATGAAATGAACGAGTTGGGATTTAGCATTTTTGTGGATGACTTTGGAACGGGATACTCATCCCTGAGTTATCTCGCCAAGTATCCCATCCACGGCATTAAGATTGATCGAAGTTTTGTCAGAGATCTGACAGAAAGCCCGGAAAGCAAAGAGTTAATTCGCTCTATGATTGCCATGGCCGATGCGTTGAATCTGCAAGTGGTGACTGAAGGGGTAGAAACCCTAGAGCAATTGCAGATCATGACGGAACTGGGCTGCCGCTATATTCAAGGCTTCTTATTTACACGCCCGATGAATGCCATGCAGGCCGCATCGTTTTTGGTGGATCAGCCGTATCGAGAGGTAGGTGCGATCGCACCCATGTAGCACGAACCTGAAGACTCCACACAGGCTATGAGAGAGGTCACCCAAACTCATCATCAACCGGTGATGTTTCAAGACGAGACTTTATCGTCAGCAACGGATTCTTCAACGCTGAAGACGGTCAAATTCAGGGGGACTGATTCACCCAGCCAAGATGCATGGGTCGTGTGATCCGCTAAATCATTACCCGTTAAGGCATGGACAAAGACTGTTAAATCGTTACGATTCTCTTCCAGCCACGGAATCAGTCGATCAAACTGGTCCTTACCAAAAGAAAGCTGACAGCTCCATCGAGGATGTGGCCCTACCAACTTTTGGTGAACTCGGCCCACCTGAATATCAAATCGCTCGCCTGCTTGGTGGCAAATAGATGAGGCTAACTCTACCGAGTCTGCGTCGAAATAGACATGGGCATGATAGTGGTCGTAATCGTTAGTCGGCCGCTTGGGGAGTGGAGAAGAAGGCATGGCACTGTAGAACTTGCTAAATGGACTAGGACTCGTCGGTCTTGTACCGTAAAGGATTGGATGGCCCCTTAAACCGTATTTATCAGCTCCTCATATTCTTGCGAACTCAGTATTTGAGGAGTGGTGATGGGCAAACCAGAGTCCACTTTGAAGAAGGGCGTCTGTTGATAACTGCCATCGATACGTGCTTTCAGGATCATCAGCAGATTACGAATAATCGCTTTGACCTGACCCGTGGGCTTGGGCTTAGGATCTCCTTTGGCACCTGCTGTATTGACGTGGGCGCTTTCGGAGTTGCAGATGCCATCCAGTTTGACATCAGAAGATTCCAAGCAATTATGAACCACACCAACAAAGGACATCCTATGGCTCGGTAACGTATTGCCGATGGGAGTGTTGCAGCACGTGGTATACCAACGCAATAGCCCCGTTGCTGTCAGGCGCATACAGGCCAAATATTCGCCCCCTTGATCAAACGAGATATGCTTTGGCAGCATCTGAACGATCTCTGTGCCCCCCTGAGGGTCGAGAATTTCATTACTTCTGCCCAGGAAATGCGCAAATGCCTGACAGTCCCGACAATAACAGGTCACTCGGTTGATATTTTTAGGACGATTAACACGCCCTTGAACACGTCCACATTGACATTGGATGGAATAAGCCATTCTTTACTTCTCCGCAGAACTGAGCAACTGGTTGAAAGATAGCTATGGCTGGGAACCTCAAGCACCAAATCAGGAAATGACAAATATTATTGGATGCAGCTAGATGGTTTTAGGCAGTACAGCACAAAGTTCCAGCGCATGACCATCGGGGTCTTCAAAATAGACTGACTTCGCCGGAATCCAATCATGGACGATGGGACCTTCCAAGGCAATGCCATTCTCCCGAAGCTGTTGTGCCGATTGCTCTATTTCAGATTCACGAACCGTGAACGCGAAATGTTGTGTAGGCCAGTGTCCCTGGTCCTCTTGCAACACGATCATGCCAGAGGAATCACCAGTTCGTAGAAATAGCCAGTTGCGCTGTTCATCTCGAAGACCCACTTTTAGGCCGAGGAGCTGACAGTAAAATGTCTCTGCCCTAGCGAGGTCGCGGACACGGATCGCAACTTCGTAAACACCGCGGATGGGAATCATCAACTGCCTCCCGAGGGTACTGTTTTATCTTAACAAGATCGGCTAGTAGCCCTTTAACGCACGGTGAGATAGTTCGTTATGTTCGGCTTCACTCCTGTTTAACAAAAGGCACCAAGTGCATCATGTAATCTCGTTTGCCAATCGGTACACCTGCCATGCGCAGGATGTCGTAAGCAGTGACCAGATGGAAGTAGAAATTAGGGATGAGAAATTCGTGGATATAGTCACCTCCCGACAGCTCAAGATAGAGATTATCGCCTAAGTCAACGCGCGTGATTTCAGCCAGTTTTTCATCTGCAACGCTAATGTCTATAAGCATGCTTTGAGTATTGGCGATGTGCTCATAGGCTTGGGCAAGGGAGGTGACCTCTGGATCGAGATTATTCGCAGGTTGACCCTCACACCAGAGGGCGAAGTTTCGGGGTTGATTGCATGTGAAGGCAACCTGTGTACCGAAGGGCAGCATATCTGCCACGATTTGTTTTTGTAGGAAGGATTCATCCCTGAAATGGGTTTGAGCAGTCTTTAAAAGATGCTCGAGAGTTGCTAACCGGCTTTGAAAGAGGGTTTGAATTGAAGCGATAGCTTGACTGGACATCATATGCTCCTTCAAAACTGATTCTATAAAGTCTGTTGATTTAGCCTAACGATTTGTGGAGCATTAGGGGTTAAGTTTCTATGCTTGAAGCCACACTTTGCGCTTGGTGTGATCTCAGAATCTTTTGAATTTCATGGATTTCAACCCAGCCCTGTGTTGCCGATAGTCCAAGTTCGTTCATTCCGTGTTTGCCAGTGTGCTACCAAAATCCCGGTGCTTCAGGGAGGGGTTGTTGTAAGGGATCAGCCAGCTGATGGAGTGTGCCGTCTTGGCTGGAGATATATGCTGAAGCGACCAGTTGATCCCAGTCAGGTGTCCAAATAACGAGATCACGCAGCTGATCTTGATCGACATCTTGCCAGGAAAGATAGCCAGGTCGGATATCAAGCCAAAGATCGTTGTTAAATCGTGAACTAAGAGATGTTTCGGTCCCGTTGGTAGAAATAATCAGCTGGGCAGGTCCATTATCTCCTTTGGTGAATGAAAAGGATTGGGTCTCGATGGTGACTGGGTGCTTCCCTACTTTGAAAGTATGAATTTGGTCATACTCCAGTGGTTGTATTGAATTAGCTGCTTGTTTCGTACAGCCGAAGCCAATAACCACTATCGCTGCAATTAGCCGGGCTAAACGAAGTGTTTGATGTTCCATACAGTATGTCCACCCGGTGCGTTAGCCCACGCCAGCCCGTCATGCCAATGCTTGCTCAATGGCCTGGACGAGTTGTTCCAATTCAGATTCCAAAGTCAGATAATGCACACAAGCTCTGACGCAATTAGGATCTGCGATCAGACGCACCATCATCTTTTGGCTTTCGAGCTGTTGTACAAAAGGACGATGGTTGCTGAAGCCTTCAATTTGGAAAGCGACTAAACCGGACTCTGGTGCGGTAGTGCGTAAACAAGTAATTTTTGGAATCGTGCTGAGCAGCTCCCACAAAATTTGACTGAGATGGACAATGCGTTGATAGCGATCCGTCGGCGTTCCCCACTGCTCCTGTAGTTCAATGGCAGCGGTTAACCCCGGAAACAGCGGAAAGGCAGAAGTCGCGACCTCATACCGACGACCATCTGGCTTCCACCCTGTTGGTTTACCCTGGACATCCATATCAATTCCACGCCAGCCGATAAAGGTGGGTTCTAAACGATCCAAAGAGGCTGCTCGAACATACAGCCCGCCTAACCCATCAGGGCCGCAGAACCACTTATGACCGGTAAAAGCATAGAAATCGACATCCAATTCATCTACCTTGAGGGGCAATACCCCGACGGATTGGGCAGCATCCACTAAGATCGCCACGGTTGGTACGGCTTGTCGACAAGCGGCTGCCATAGCCGTGAGGGGTAAGACCTGACCAGTGTTCCATAGGATGTGACTCACGATAGCCAATCGTGTGTTGGGACGTAAATGCTCCACCATTACCCCAATTGGATCACCCTCGTTCAGGGTCGCCATCAAGGGGAAGGTCGAGACTTCGACGCCATAGCGATGGCTGAGCTGTTGGGCCGTGGCGATGATGCCAGGATGTTCACAGTCCGACAGTAAAATGTGATCACCCGGTTGCCAGTTAAACCCCCACATGGCGATATTGCAGCCGCTGGATACGGATTCTGTCAGGGTGATGGTGCTGGGAGAGACGTTGAGTTGAGATGCGATCGCACGTCTAGTACCTTCAACTTTCTCCGTCATCCAAGCCAATGCCCCCCCGGTAAACGGGCCAAGCTCTTGCATTTGGGTATAGGCAGACTGAATGGCAGTGAAAGCAGGCTGTGGCAGGGGGCCTTGGCCACCGTAGTTGAAGTACAGCTTATTCCCTAAAGCAGGAAATTGCTGTCGATGTACTTCTAAAGAATGCTGCTGTTCGGAGGTCATACCTATCCTTAGGGTTCAGGTCACAAGGCCAGCATACTAGCCTTTGCTATTCTGCCTGATTTTGTCATCCTGTTAGATCGGCAAGTTCCGGGTGTGATGTGCTTGATTAAAAATCTTGCTGGTTTTGATCGCTATCTGCAAACGCATCCGTCAGAATGCTATGCAAAAACAGGCCGAAATAGATTGATTGCCAGAGCAATATCCAGACAAGTGTATAGTCTTTCATTCTTTCCTCCAAAATGTTTCCACGGTGTATGCTCAGGGACCCAGCAGGGAATATCCCGATACCAGAGAACCTGTTGTGAATCAGACGATTCGTAATTGACTGATTGGGGTGAATTTGAGGGCAATGCTGCTAGCAATGAAGTTTGTTCAGAAAACTGTAACAACCTCAATACGCGAGTCAACCCTATTGTTCTAGCCAGCTAAAACCTAGCGATAGCTATCCAAGCAGCCGTTCAATATATGGGCCCTAGGCTGAATGCCAGAAGGTAGCGATTTTTGACTACCTTGATTGCTGTAAACATCTTGATCATACATAGATCTATATATAGCTTCAACTAATTATTGATTGATTTTTATCTATATCAAAATTAGAGGCTTGATTTTGACTTGAGCTAACTTGGGGTAGGACGCTGCATAAAATCAGCAACACTACCAATTCAAGTCGGACTAACCATCTCAGCTCTGGCTGAAGATATCGCCAGAGCTGAGATGATGTGAATCAATCCGCAAGCCAATGAAGAACAGGTTCTAGAAGCAGTACGGTATCTATTGTGCGATCGCGCATTTGCTCCAGCGCTATTGGAATATATCAGGGTCACCTCAGATTTGCCTGTGGCCAAACTAGAGTATTGGGAAAGAACCTTCCGGTATGAAATTGAGCTAGCATCCTACTCACAGCGTTTCTCGTGGAAGAGCCACCGTTTGCTCCCGTAGTTAGACTGCTGCAGTGGCGATGGATATCAGCGTGAAAAAGCATTGCGCGCTCTTAATAAAGGGGCACCTAATGCATTTCTGTGTGCTCTGGTTCTGCGGCGGTTAAATGATTGGGTTCCACAGGTGCGAGCTGAGGCTCGTGAATATATTCCTGCGATGGCATCCTGTACTCAACCAAAATACTCTTCTGTAGACTTGCGGTAAAGCGAAGTCGTTAAACTCGCAAAAAGTTATGAAGCATTTTTGCGAAAGCATTCATAACACATGGATATTTTCGAATAGGAGCTAGTTGAGCGTTGCTTCGCTTATCAACAGCTATTATCCTCGCATATTACGTTGTTCTGGGGAGGTATCGGCCATTTAATTGCGATAACAACTCCCAAAGTTGATACAGCAATCCCCAAAATGGCCAGAACTATAAAAAGCCAGAACTTTCTAGTTTCGGCTTCTTCTTCTTTTTTCTTTCTAGCTTGTTCGGCTTCAATCCTGGCTTGTTCGGCTGCTTTTTCCTCTTCAATCCTATCGTGTTCGCGAATAACTTCATCGAGTGCAACTTGGTCGATAAACTTGTAGTGTTTTATTATTGTCTCAAACCAACCATCGTAAATCTCTTCGTCATAGAGTTTTTGACGGTTCAGACCATCCCCACGGGACTGTGCAATAAGTTGTTCGACTTTGTTGAGATCCTCAAGAATTTCCAGTCTCTTTTGGCTGAGCACATTTACTGCTGCAACAGGATATTTCTCAATGAGTGCATCCATAGTGCGAGTAATCTGGATGAGTAAGCCATCTACGAGGTCATGATAAGCGTTGCGCAGGGCGTGATGTAACTCTTGCACGGAGGTATCGTATCTTTGTCGATCTTCATCAGATAGATGTTCAAATGATGCTTGATCGAGTAACTTAATAGCAGCCCGGAGAGCATATCGCATCTCGTTCAGAACTACGATGTCCGGAAATTCGCCGTCCGTAGTTTCGTACTCTTTGTAGCGGGTTCCTAACTTTTTATGTAGCTCAAGCGCATCTTCAAGTGCCCCCATTTAGAAAACCTGTTCTTAACTACTGCTGCGGTTATCTGAATCTTTATTTCAAGTGTTTGTTGATACGCTTCAGCCGGTCAGAATGGGTACGTCTCCGTTCTGCCCATTCTGAAGAAGTAGCGAATGCTCTGCCTTGAATACGCAAGTTGCCACGGGCAAGGCGAACACTCGCAAAGGCACTTGCTTCATTGCGAATTGATTGCGCCCTGATGTCTTTACTACTCTTGTTCTTCACTGCTTTTTTTAGGCCACATTATGTTCTGCTTATAAGCATTCAGCACCGCCTCAGTGCTTTTTAAATACCAGCATGACAAGTACCGGTACCGTAATGTTACCCTTTCTTGTTGCAAAATTGACACGGAGTACAATTCTAACATCACTCAGATCATAGTAGTGTTTGGTTTAGATTTGGGCTAGCAGTAAATGACATACTAATTTCATATTGATAGTGTGGAGATGACTACCGGGTTTAATGTTGGAGCTGATGAAACCAGTACAGTCTATTCTGCATTATGTGGAAATCGGTTGCGTAGAGCTTATCAAAAATGGATTAGGTTTAGTGCAGTGCGTTGAATGTAAAGCTTCAACCTAATGTGATGTGTGACTTTCCTGAAAGTATTGATACTCCGTTGTTACTGATCACAGCATGTAGCCAGAAGGAATGAGAAATCAACAGCTACAAGTATTGAGTCGTACATCGCCTAATCTACGAATTTATGTCTTACGTCAATAAATAGCCTCTTATACCTAACGGCATGCTAGCTCTCTGCAATCACTATAGGGCATGGTTTTAGGGGGACTTAACAAGCGCTTATGAGAAATTCAGGTGCGAGAATGCCATTCCATAGCTCTCTACGATAGCCTGTAAGCAATGCCACTCAAATAAAGGAGATTCTTCCGTGATTGAGTATCGAAACAACCCCACAAGTAATGTTGTTGAACTGATTGTTGAGGGCAAGATTACCGAGGCTGATTTAGATCAAGCTATTGCTCGGCTGAAACTTGATATTTCCAAGCATGGCAAGCTTAAACTTCTGGAAGAGATCCGTAGTTTTGATGGCATAGATCCCATTGCCCTGTGGAAAGATGCCCAGTTTGGCCTCAGTCATGTCAACGACTTTTCCCATGTTGCCGTCGTGGCAGAAGCAGAATGGGTGCGGACGATTGCTGCGGCATCTGATAATATTCTGTCTGCTCAGGTCAAAGCTTTTGCGCCCTCTCAACATGAAGCAGCCCGGACCTGGTTGCTGACGGTTCCTGAACCCAGTCAAGCGTCTGGTATGACTTACCGAAGCAGCAGTGAAAGCAACATCGTTGAGGTGATCATCGAGGGTACCATTACCGCTGCTGACTTTGATCGAGTTGTTCCCCAAATGAAAGCGGATTTGGCTAAGCATGGCAAAGTAAAAGTGCTGGAAGAGATTCGGAGCTTTGAAGGCATGGACCCAATGGCCTTGTGGAAGGATTTGCAGCAGGCATATATGGTCAAAGACATTACCCATGTGGCTTTGGTGGCCGATGCCCAGTGGATGCGAACGGTTGCCGAAGCGGTCAGCGCGATTTTCCCGGCTGAAATCAAAGCATTTGAGCGATCGCAAATTGATTTAGCCCGAGTTTGGCTAGCAGCGGCATAGCGTGTAAACCTTATCCACTCAAGATTGTCTGAAATGTGGGTGCTAGGATAGCGGCGAAGAGGTCCGGCTAATGTGGGTTGGATCAATCGTTCGTTTCACTAGGAAAGATAAAACCGTGGCGATGCTGCAGATGTACCCTAAAAGACTAAGCAGAAAATACTGGCAGTCTAGTTTACTCGTCCTTGCCATTTTTCTGGGTTTCATCTCTGATCAGGCGGAGGCTCAACGACCTAATAGAGTGCATTATTCAACTCAAGGTTGTGGTGATTTTCTAGCCCGGTGGGATAAAAAGCCAGCCACATTGAAGTTTGTGGTCTGCGAAACA
The genomic region above belongs to Acaryochloris sp. CCMEE 5410 and contains:
- a CDS encoding bifunctional diguanylate cyclase/phosphodiesterase, whose translation is MAIQPVPDHRSSVLSRMLKRLMRRQGVTVDEVPNLSGWTNFVLAVNQTIQEFTANRELLEQSVQSTSLKLKQAYEDLKSESSLRLAQADLHQRELENLVQERTAELQAAQLHLEQINKRLEYDATHDDLTGLANRNQLMRELNRCVAQLATDLAVGLCFFFIDFDRFKQINDRLGHLMGDKVLIQVANRLSTLAGDATCLARLGGDEFVLLTGQLTVAEAYKLAQNITATFAQPLRIRETEIPMSASVGIVLGDASYQSADDVVRDADIAMYRAKATGNCYQFFDERMRTEYLEGLELERELETAVREKQFRVNFEPIIDIHQSDIYSIESLVRWIHPDKGMISPGRFIPLAEELGLVIDIDRIVFEQTCKQFRQWRASGITRPQQKFNVNLSCGQLERSDIIPFLLSTIDVSGISPHDVVLEITESYLLADSVLVMKNLNEMNELGFSIFVDDFGTGYSSLSYLAKYPIHGIKIDRSFVRDLTESPESKELIRSMIAMADALNLQVVTEGVETLEQLQIMTELGCRYIQGFLFTRPMNAMQAASFLVDQPYREVGAIAPM
- a CDS encoding VOC family protein, with amino-acid sequence MIPIRGVYEVAIRVRDLARAETFYCQLLGLKVGLRDEQRNWLFLRTGDSSGMIVLQEDQGHWPTQHFAFTVRESEIEQSAQQLRENGIALEGPIVHDWIPAKSVYFEDPDGHALELCAVLPKTI
- a CDS encoding FIST signal transduction protein — translated: MRTFSHLDIEEQTTGTLSYDRVNGWSKPFPDLDSENTLVVVFAAHEYCDSPEPLLEIRKYFPESKIIGCSSPVVICDGSLLEGAIAVGIIRFETTQIRLASAAVTNFETSRTAGQQLGEQLTDPDLKGVLIFSDGVTTEATELVRGLQERLPPEVTIAGGLASGHTLDDTWMICDGELQRLQACAVGFVGNRVELTRATGGGWRLIGAECQATRTADRTLYELDGEPAHDVYQRQVGNEVGFGLHESSTRYPLTIRLPSLEMQIVRDVNRFDEASGAIELAGDIPEGVTVQVMTTTADEILDGVDEAVERMRSKTILPQNNALAICVSCAGRRTVLLEKTREEAALAYDGLGHGIHQIGMYAFGEISTTSSGPPQVHNETITMGLIREY
- a CDS encoding DOPA 4,5-dioxygenase family protein, whose product is MPSSPLPKRPTNDYDHYHAHVYFDADSVELASSICHQAGERFDIQVGRVHQKLVGPHPRWSCQLSFGKDQFDRLIPWLEENRNDLTVFVHALTGNDLADHTTHASWLGESVPLNLTVFSVEESVADDKVSS
- a CDS encoding DUF6151 family protein; this translates as MAYSIQCQCGRVQGRVNRPKNINRVTCYCRDCQAFAHFLGRSNEILDPQGGTEIVQMLPKHISFDQGGEYLACMRLTATGLLRWYTTCCNTPIGNTLPSHRMSFVGVVHNCLESSDVKLDGICNSESAHVNTAGAKGDPKPKPTGQVKAIIRNLLMILKARIDGSYQQTPFFKVDSGLPITTPQILSSQEYEELINTV
- a CDS encoding aminotransferase class V-fold PLP-dependent enzyme, translated to MTSEQQHSLEVHRQQFPALGNKLYFNYGGQGPLPQPAFTAIQSAYTQMQELGPFTGGALAWMTEKVEGTRRAIASQLNVSPSTITLTESVSSGCNIAMWGFNWQPGDHILLSDCEHPGIIATAQQLSHRYGVEVSTFPLMATLNEGDPIGVMVEHLRPNTRLAIVSHILWNTGQVLPLTAMAAACRQAVPTVAILVDAAQSVGVLPLKVDELDVDFYAFTGHKWFCGPDGLGGLYVRAASLDRLEPTFIGWRGIDMDVQGKPTGWKPDGRRYEVATSAFPLFPGLTAAIELQEQWGTPTDRYQRIVHLSQILWELLSTIPKITCLRTTAPESGLVAFQIEGFSNHRPFVQQLESQKMMVRLIADPNCVRACVHYLTLESELEQLVQAIEQALA
- a CDS encoding DUF6958 family protein, with amino-acid sequence MANKDAKIEVENINVPGQVTRVNAAKYSAMKVAFLNILPTQSPGLTQKEIQQQVKPHLPDDLFPQGQTSGWWAKTVQLDLEAKGSVIREKTKPLRWHKL
- a CDS encoding DUF1993 domain-containing protein yields the protein MSSQAIASIQTLFQSRLATLEHLLKTAQTHFRDESFLQKQIVADMLPFGTQVAFTCNQPRNFALWCEGQPANNLDPEVTSLAQAYEHIANTQSMLIDISVADEKLAEITRVDLGDNLYLELSGGDYIHEFLIPNFYFHLVTAYDILRMAGVPIGKRDYMMHLVPFVKQE
- a CDS encoding STAS/SEC14 domain-containing protein, translating into MIEYRNNPTSNVVELIVEGKITEADLDQAIARLKLDISKHGKLKLLEEIRSFDGIDPIALWKDAQFGLSHVNDFSHVAVVAEAEWVRTIAAASDNILSAQVKAFAPSQHEAARTWLLTVPEPSQASGMTYRSSSESNIVEVIIEGTITAADFDRVVPQMKADLAKHGKVKVLEEIRSFEGMDPMALWKDLQQAYMVKDITHVALVADAQWMRTVAEAVSAIFPAEIKAFERSQIDLARVWLAAA